One genomic segment of Rhizobium viscosum includes these proteins:
- a CDS encoding aldo/keto reductase, producing the protein MDPIPTITFPDGTEVPALGQGTWGMGEDAGHAKQEIASLQAGLDLGMTMIDTAEMYGDGGAEEIVGRAIKGHRDETFIVSKVYPWNASRKGTIEACENSLERLATDRIDLYLLHWRGNYPLAETVEAFEALKAAGKIRAWGVSNFDTDDMQELFSVPGGRNVAANQVLYNLARRGIEYDLLPWCQSRNIPIMAYSPIEQGRILHHPDLIHIAKAYQATPAQLALAFLLGREGVFVIPKTSNVERAHENRDCVSLDITDEDWEALDEVFPPPAKKTPLEML; encoded by the coding sequence ATGGACCCGATCCCCACCATCACCTTTCCCGACGGCACCGAAGTTCCCGCGCTCGGCCAGGGCACCTGGGGCATGGGCGAGGATGCCGGCCATGCGAAGCAGGAGATCGCCAGCCTCCAGGCCGGCCTCGATCTCGGCATGACGATGATCGATACCGCCGAAATGTATGGCGACGGCGGCGCCGAAGAAATCGTCGGCCGGGCAATCAAGGGGCACCGCGACGAGACCTTTATCGTCAGCAAGGTCTACCCCTGGAACGCCAGCCGCAAGGGCACGATCGAAGCCTGCGAAAATAGCCTCGAACGCCTCGCCACCGACCGTATCGACCTCTATCTGCTGCACTGGCGCGGCAACTATCCACTCGCTGAGACCGTCGAAGCCTTCGAAGCGCTGAAAGCCGCCGGCAAGATCCGCGCCTGGGGCGTGTCCAACTTCGATACTGACGATATGCAGGAACTGTTCTCCGTGCCCGGCGGCCGGAACGTCGCGGCCAATCAGGTGCTCTACAATCTCGCCCGCCGCGGCATCGAATACGATCTCCTGCCCTGGTGCCAGAGCCGGAACATTCCGATCATGGCCTATTCCCCGATTGAGCAGGGCCGCATCCTGCACCATCCCGATCTCATCCATATCGCCAAGGCCTATCAGGCAACACCGGCGCAGCTGGCGCTCGCTTTCCTGCTGGGACGCGAAGGCGTCTTCGTCATTCCGAAAACATCCAATGTCGAGCGCGCCCACGAAAACCGCGACTGCGTCTCTCTCGATATCACCGACGAGGACTGGGAAGCGCTCGACGAGGTCTTCCCGCCCCCGGCAAAGAAAACGCCGCTGGAGATGCTCTGA